The Labeo rohita strain BAU-BD-2019 chromosome 10, IGBB_LRoh.1.0, whole genome shotgun sequence genomic interval ACAGCAAAACAACAACCTTTATGTGTTTGCAATTATTGTTGCTTAAGAGACATAGTCACTATGAAAAGAGCAGTGTATAACACTTTTCTAtcacaacaggaaaaaaacaacaatgggaGCATTAAGGTAgaaaacaatgaacaaaaaattGTCAGTCTTAATTTCTGGAAGTATGAGAGTCATGAAATACATAGTTCAGGTATGAAACTCTAACTAATCACTAATTGGTTCATTCATACGTCGTAGCACCAGCCTATCAGGAGTACTTCCTTATCCACGTAAGCATATATAGTGTGTCCTAGCCTGTGTTTGGTACGTTGCACGATTATAAAAGCTTATGCTACCCCTCCTCCTCCCCAGTGCCAACTATTTACATTTCTTAAAGCAGCCATCCTTCATTATTTTGACTAAGCTGAGCTAATTATTGTATTTGCtccacagcagcagcagcgtagcGGATTTCGTCCGCCAAAATCAAGCTAATGTAAATTTCATACCCTTGccaataaatgctgaaattgaAATTATCACtccgagagttgtcatgactAACCAAGAATTAACACAGAACTGAATGTGTTTACCATAATCCATGCCAGCTTCACAGGCTTTATCAAAACGCTCATCATCTTCGATATGGTTTTTCCTCTGGTAACTGCAGTTTTCTGTGTTCAAAGAAGTTAATAATGttcatacacacatacacacttgtAATCACAGACAAATATGTATATATCGCCTCATTCAcatttcagaataaaataaatcataactTCTCCAAGGCTTAAATCTGGTAATAGATTATTTCAGTTCAACCTTAGCAGTCTTTTGAACACATTACAGACTGGACTATTTAACGAatacatttagatttatttttttttattttggtgtttttCCAATTGCCCTAGGCTATCAACTGCTAAATTTAAGGCAAACATTATAAGTGGTTTGCAAGGAACCCAAACAAAGGTATGTATTTTATGAACCATTATTTGCGGCTGATAATACCTTCTGCGCACTGACACAGGTCTCCCTTACACAGTCTGTATAGAGCGCCATCTTCCCTTTCAGGGTGGAAGAACTTTGTACAGCGTGCatctgaaaaacacacacacaaaatagaCATGTGTCAAACGGACATGATTCATCAAATGCAAatgaattcattaattaatcttAATTACCACATTCTCTGGAAtataaataagttattttatcATCTTATCCGAAGTGACTTATGTAATGCAATTAATGGTAAGCACACAAAATATGCACAAAGCGAACACATTTGGATTGAGTTACGCAAGCCCGAAGTTGTTTGTATAGCGCATTTCACACACAGCGCTGCTTTCACTTTAAATGAATAACTTTAGGCATGCTGATTATAATtcttgtttataataaatggcACTGCATTTTATGTTGGTTTTACAGTATACGTGTATTTGTCATTTCTGTGCAATATACCTTTAAAGGATTTGTTATGGTGTGATGGGaactaaaatgcatgtttaaagtttaattttacttttttttttttatctctaaaTGTAATACAGTGTAACTCGTGTAATGATGTGAATtctcttttctttcatttttttatttctctctctctctctttctttttttttacataaatgtgtgtgtgtgtgtgtgttcatgcatCAATATCTCACCTGGTGagtaatattcatatattgtgACTGCAGCAGGTTGTAGCAGACCCACATCTTGCAACTTGtgcattttaaagataattctttctttctctgtatGCAAAACCTGAAAAACAGAAGAAACCAAAGCAAATTTATAATGACAtgtcatgtttatatatatatatatatatatataatttttattataaatgactgAAATCAAAGTCAGATCAAACTGTGGTAAACTTTTGTTTTAGCCCTCCTGTAAAGTTGGTGAAATGTCACTTATGCCTTTCTGGTTCTCACCCCTCGATATGTACTTTCTCTTGTGGTTATaatattatgtgaaatatgaCTATATGCTATATGCCCCATAACGCTTTGTGCGAGTTCTGTTTACATTCAGAAAAATGGTGAAAAGATGTCCAGTTactgaatattaataaacactttgtcagccaatcagaatcaagaatTCAACAATATTTGATAGAAATATAAAGCAAAGCACATACTTTCTAGGCTACCCATTGGGAAAGAACGATAGTTTGCTGACATACCTTATCTAAGTAGAGAATGAGGGATCCTCGCTCTGACAGCACTTTGTCCATCTCAAATTTCTGAATGTATCTCTCCTTCCCTGTGGACAACTGAGGGCAGGaaacaagaaataaattaatacatgatGATTAAAATGCTTTATGTCCTGCCTGTATATGctatatgtatgtgtgcataCACAATcaagtcaaatttatttctaTAGCATTTATACTACAGAAATTGCTTCAAAGCAACATCACATTAAACCAgaaaacagtgttaaaatattgtaaatttaaTCAATCACGAGGCAAAATTTCTGCTCAGATAACAGTACCATGTAATGATGAAGTTAATGCAGTTCGACTGTGTCAAAGTGGcctttaaattcattaaaaggaGTTCAATTCAGCTGTAAATACCTCTACAGAATacaacagtgtcattatttgGCTCAGGTCAGTTTGATGTtgactcagttcagttcaataacaGCGTCAGTGATGCAGCTAATGTCATTATCCAGCTCAATTCAGGTTGAATTCTGTTGTCATCTGATCATGTCAGTGCAGGTACAGTAATATTACAGAATAGTTATTTTCCTTCATAGTCTGTTCAATGGACTCAACAGAATTGAACTGATCGTAACAGGCTGACATAATACTAAAAAACTTTAGATTAAAACAGCTATTGACGTCAGAGTAAGGTTTGCTTCTACAACCAGAATTCCAGAAATGTTGGGacgttttttaaatttgaataaaatgaaagCTAAAAGACGAAATCAAATGACATGAGCCAATATGTCATTCACCATAGGTTTAAACTGAGAAACTTTACAATTTAATGTACAAAATGAGCTCATTTCAAAATTGATGCCTGCTACAGGTCTCAAAAAAGTTGGCACGGGGGCAACAAAGGGCTGAAAAAGCAAGGAATTTTGAAAAGATTCAGCTGGGAGAAGTTAACTGACATCAGGTCTATAACATGATTAGCTATAAAAGAGATGTCTTAGAGAGGCAGAGGCAGATTGTggaatactttaaaaataacattcctCAACATTAGATTGCAAGGATTTTGCAAATCTCATCATCTACAGTGCATAACATCATCAAAAGATTCAGAGAATCTGGAGGAACTGGACAAGGCCTTTGTTGGATGCCGTGGTCTTCGGGCCCTCAGATGACACTTCATCACTCATAAGCATGATTCTGTTCTGAACTGTTTAAATGAaggttcatttaaaatgaactgtttCAAAGTGGAAAAGTGTTCTGTGGTCAGACGAGTCCAAATTTGACATTCTTGTTGGAAATCACGGACGCCGTGTCCTCTGGGCTAAAGAGGAGGGAGACCTTCCAGCGTGTCATCAGTGCTCAGTTCAAGAGCCAGAATCTCTGATTGTATGGGGGTGCATAAGCGCATATGGTATGGGCAGCTTGCGTGTTTTGGAAGGCACTATGAATGCTGAAAGGTATATGAAAGGTTTTAGAGCAACATATGCTCCCCTCCAGACGACATGTATTTCAGCAGGACAATGCAAATCCACATACTGCAGTTATTACAACAACATGGCTTCGTAGTTGGAGTCCGGGTGTTGAATTGGCCTGCCTGCAAGAGTGGGGCCAAATTCCAACATTTTTGAAAAGAAGAGGAGATGCTACACCATGGTAAACATGCCCCCGTACCAACTATTTTGAGACCTGTAGCAGGCATCACATTTGAAATGAGCTCATTTTGTGcataaaattgtaacatttcccagtttaaacatttgttaTGTTATCTATGTTCTACTGTGAATAAAATATTGGCTCTCTATAGTCTTCTAGAAAAGTGttctagtttttattttattcaaatttaaaaaaaaaaaaaaatgtcccaaCATTTCCGGAATTGGGGTTGTAGAGTGTTCTCGAATggtgtaatttaaataatttagcaATTAGATGTGAGGCATCGCTTCACTACTTTGGTACTAATACAATACCTCTTCCAGATCTCTGCTATCCACTGTAAATCCGGTCGGTATGCCAATATCCAGAATAGTCATGGTGgcatcatttttattacttttgtagCTGTGAAAATGGAGATCAAGAGCAGATTTTATTAACAGGTCTCTTAGGTTTTGTAGTTTTGCTCCATCTTCTTTGTATTCATTTGCGTTTAAGGCTGTTTTTCACACTAGAGCTTTTGGTGTGAACCCGAGTCTGTTTGACCTCAGAATTCTTATATTGTAGTAACACAGAGCTATTCGTCTCTGAATAAGCTGTCTTTGTAAAGCAAAGCTGCATCTGTGTCAGAACGCAGTGAAACTGGAGTCTCTGTTAGACTCATTATGTGGTTATGATGGTAACCAGGTAACTTGGGCTTCGACCAATTAATCAAATCAAGTGTGAAAACTCACAAAATAAGCACATGCTGTCCAAAATAGTTtcctgacatttaaataaccTTATTAGAATACGTGTTCACGTACTAGAACTCCATAGTGAGCTTGTAAGTTTCAATGGCCCCTCGTTGTTttgctaaagaaaaaaaaaaacacacacacagtaataaTTAAAACCAACACACAATGAAGTGTTCTATTTTTTCTCTGTATGTATGGAGAATGCCACAGAAAGGGAATGAACTCAATCTTACGTTCATtttctttctccattttaacAGTCAGATCAAACAATGTACAGTCTGACTTCTTCTCAGCAGGTCTGGCGTAGTACAGCGTCATAACCTGAAAACAGCAGCACGTCTCATATTACAGTAGATGTACAAATGCTTTAATCTTGCTGTATAAACTGTGTAAATGCTCATGAACACTCACTGAGAGAGTGGCTGTTCCAGTTCCTCTAGCAGTTACATTGAAGTCCTTGTTTATGTCCATCTGTTGAGTGAACACTGTTGAGTATCAGAGTAATCAAATCCATAATATAATAGAGATATGTAAAGATCTTACTGTCCAAacaaatgacaataaaaatgatGGACAATGAACAACTAAACTCCCATAATTCAACgaaaacacaactgacatgaGCAGCAACGAATTTGAATCTAGGAGATGAGTAACTCCTCACCCTGTCCGACCGTGTAAGATGCCTATTATCATTTTTGATAGTATATTTGACAGGTCTGCTTCTTCCTGCCACAGACAGCTCCACCTCCAGATTAAAGTTTTGTCGGTCCTTCACCTGTGTGCGATACTCTGCCACGGCCTGGAACACCATGATGGTCGCCTAGAAAAGACAGAAAAGCATAACAGCCTGTCCTGCAGTGTCGGTCCCACACTTGTTCTGGTGTTTATCACAGTTGAATGATGAGGTGTTAGTGTACCTGTGTGGTGCCATAACCACCATAGTGAGACTGTTGTCTGGCCAGCCAGTGCACTGCCTCTCCTGCTTTATCGAAGTCTTTTCCATTCACAAGCGCCAGCACAGCATACGCCGTCGCCTCTAGTGAGTGATGATGTTGTCCAGGGACAGTCCAGGACCGACCGGCTGtttcaaacacaaaacatcCGTAGAAACATCTGTTCCATTAGCATTATGGACATTAACAAGCAGCCATCATTACACCACAAAATCTTTGTAATTCTTCCATTATTTACACTGGGGTCAGAGTGAGAACTGTTGCAAAGAGTAAATCTTTCTGATTGCTTATTGACTTAACTGACCTTCTACTTGGGTGGAGTGTCTCATCAAGATGTCTATATTGAGTTTGTTCTCACTGGCCATGGCGTAGGACGTCATCGCAACAGCGTAAGGATTGGTCAGTTGTGGAAGTCGACCTTCCAAGAAAgaaacagccttcctgatactTTCACGCAGACTCTATAAAAGTGTGTGTTTGAGGTTAAACAAaagaagtgtaaaaaaaaaaaaaaaaaaaaaaaaaaaaaaaaaaagaaaaataattactggtgaaaacattattaatagTTCTGGCAAATGCAATGGTGGAGAAGGTGTACTTACACCAACTGATCCAGCACAAATCTCTCTGCCCTCTTGCATGGCAATCACAACAAAGGCTGTCAGAGAGGCATCTGAATTTTTGCCCTGTACGTCACCCTGGAATAaagcacaaacaaacagaatttcaaaaaaaaaaaaaaaaaaaatgggtgcTTTATTATTAAATCAGCAAAGCTTGCTAAATGAGCTTGTTAAAAAATTGTTTCCAGGACTACAGGAGTATAAAATATTGTGAGATAGTAACAGTATAGGTATTGCAAACACATCTTGCTTTAGTTCATAATTCATAAGAGTGTTCTCTCGAAAAACTTTTAAAGTTCCCCTAAGAAATTTCGCCTTTGctcgcaaaacatttgtgtctacttatatatatatatatatatatatacatataaatatatatatatttaagaagtaAGAAACGTTACGTCTGCTCACCATTCACTCAACAAACTTTTGCAGTCCCCTTAGAAACTCTATGATCACTCGCAAAACCTTTGCATAGCCCCGAGATGGGAATATAACAGTTTTGTTCTCTTGCAaaactagataagaccattcttcctcggctgggatcgtttgaatccgcattcaaactgcattttggaagttcaaactcggggcaccatatcagtccattatatggagaaaaattctgaaatgatttcctcaaaaagcataatttctttactataatttattaaactaaagaaagaaagacatgaacatcttggatgacaaaggggtgagtaaattatctctaaatctttgttctagaagtggacttctcctttaatgaagtTCTACTGCTAGCTTCCATTCCTGTTCTCCTTTACAGATGAGTTTAAATACAGTCTGTCATAATAACATTCAACTTACCACCATCCCTGTTGATAACACAGCTGCATCCTCTTTAAAGGACCCGTCTGGCAGTTGTTTGTTGAGAACCAGCCACTTGAGGGCGCTACAGATCACATTTTCATCTAGAGTAACAAGGTTATTGGCCATGGCGAAGACTTTGGCCACATATCCTGTTAACCTTTAACAGACAGATgcgaaccaaaaaaaaaaaaaaaaaaaaaggggaaaaattTGCTACCAACAAtctcaaaaacaataataacaattttgaaataattgcTGGGGAAACTgggaatgaaaataaaacaaatgaaatgattGAAATTAAAATACCAAGTGCTGCTTGGCCTGTGAATATATGCAGCATAGGATCCATCTGGTTTACGGTAGGCCAGCTGCCCTTGATAAcctttatgcaaaaaaaagaaataatatttatttgcttataaTCTGTTTTTGATCTGACATTTTCAAGAGAGCATCTAAATCACCTGTGCTGATGTGTTTGATGGCTTCGTTACGGCGCTCAATGCCAACAGCCTCCCACTGATTGGTGCTGTCCAGATAATGAGTGGCAATGACAGGAAGAGTCATACCGATCATGTTCTGTTCTCCACATCCACTGGGTTGGACAATAAGACGACCCATGAAGTCTCCACTGATGGCCTGCTCGACTGTCTGAGTGATCTCTTCACCTGAAGAGATGAAAGAGGGAATGCAGGTTGAgtattctgtttttaaattatatgcGTCACTTGTGCAACACTTTCAACACTGATGTGATTGGCAGGTTTTTAACTGACAGCTCAATCAGTAATAATTTCAGACTGTAAATAGTGGATCTGGATATTGcattagtcatgtgcctcaacaagtaaagtcataaaaaaatgatacctttgcaaatcattagctaatgattaattagagcagacaactggaagttgaatggcttcaacccattgtggtaattaacacatgaataTATACTATTggttaatataatatgttattagGGAGTTAATACattgacacatttaactaataacacatttatacaatatacattaaaggagaagtccacttccaaaacaaagattcacatataatgtactcacccccttgtcattcaagatgttcatgtctgtctttcttcagtcgtaaagaaattatgttatatctgcattttcctccatataatggactgatatggtgccccgagtttgaaacACAGTTCAaacgcggcttcaaacgatcccaaatgcggttgtaaacgatcccagccaaggaagaagggtcttatctagtgaaacaatcagttattttcattttaaaaaataaaatttaaatactttttaatctcaaacgctcgtcttgtcttactctgcctgaacgctgtgtattctggctcaagacagttagggtatgttgaaaaactccaatcgtattttctcactcaacttcaaaaatcatttcaaaataatcctacatgaacggaagtaccgacccagtctttgcaaagtgaacatgcaaagaagatcaaacacccttaacaaaaaaggtaaaacagcgatacaggatgattttgaagttgagggagaacatgagatgggagtttttcgacataccctaactgtcatgaaccggaaaaaaaatagtccaagacgagcgtttgacattaaaaagtacataaattgtattatttttatgaaaataactgatcgtttcgctagataagatccttcttcctcagctgggattgtttacaaccacatttggtatcgtttgaagctgcatttaaactgcattttggaagttcgaactcggggcgccatatcagtccattatatggagaaaaatcctgaaatgtttaactcaagaaaaataatttctttacaactgaggaaagaaagacatgaacatcctggatgacaagggggtgagtacattatatgtgaatctttgttttggaagtgaacttctcctttaatataataGTTAATTATGCATTAAGTTAATTCTGCATTAACTCATAATGTGCAAGTAAGTAAACCTCACTTCCCTGATCTCAAGAGGCACACCAGCGACTGATGCTTTCTCTAGCCTCCTTGTTAGCGTGCCTGCCTCCCATGCCGGAGACCTGGG includes:
- the LOC127171776 gene encoding complement C3-like; amino-acid sequence: MKVIPAAERTLLQQFLFLLVISHLPYLKFLIYISCSSPTPTREKVIYLKDSITTWQILAVSLSPTLGICVAEPEELVVFKHLFIDLKMPYSAVRGEQLEIKAIIHNYTPKKQKVRVEFMETEDVCSSASKKGKYRTVVNVDKDSSISVSYVIIPMTLGNHMIEVKVSAYDSVHTDGVRKTLKVVSEGVLISLQRENVELNPAKNGEKPILLKAEIPPDWVPDTPANTYISIAGEEITQTVEQAISGDFMGRLIVQPSGCGEQNMIGMTLPVIATHYLDSTNQWEAVGIERRNEAIKHISTGYQGQLAYRKPDGSYAAYIHRPSSTWLTGYVAKVFAMANNLVTLDENVICSALKWLVLNKQLPDGSFKEDAAVLSTGMVGDVQGKNSDASLTAFVVIAMQEGREICAGSVGSLRESIRKAVSFLEGRLPQLTNPYAVAMTSYAMASENKLNIDILMRHSTQVEAGRSWTVPGQHHHSLEATAYAVLALVNGKDFDKAGEAVHWLARQQSHYGGYGTTQATIMVFQAVAEYRTQVKDRQNFNLEVELSVAGRSRPVKYTIKNDNRHLTRSDRMDINKDFNVTARGTGTATLSVMTLYYARPAEKKSDCTLFDLTVKMEKENEPKQRGAIETYKLTMEFYYKSNKNDATMTILDIGIPTGFTVDSRDLEELSTGKERYIQKFEMDKVLSERGSLILYLDKVLHTEKERIIFKMHKLQDVGLLQPAAVTIYEYYSPDARCTKFFHPEREDGALYRLCKGDLCQCAEENCSYQRKNHIEDDERFDKACEAGMDYVYKVTVVGMNLKKDSDIYEMKVDQVLKEGTDEDVEGNVRPFLSRPNCRIPLGLVKGKSYLIMGKSVDLPKLGGSLQYILGEQTWVEYWPTREESQMKEQRERYIGISDLQNKLLKEGCAT